The Streptomyces sp. NBC_01353 genome contains a region encoding:
- the argS gene encoding arginine--tRNA ligase, with translation MASVPSLASTVQQRLAEGLSAALPEAGSADPLLRRSDRADFQANGILALAKKLKGNPRELATKVVDGIPANDVLKEIEVSGPGFLNITVTDQAIIKTLAARAADDRLGVAYGESAGTTVIDYAQPNVAKEMHVGHLRSAVIGAAMVEILEFTGEKVVRRHHIGDWGTQFGMLIQYLVEHPHELDHKSEEEVSGEEAMSNLNRLYKASRALFDSDEEFKTRARARVVDLQAGDEQTRAMWQRFVDESKIYFYSVFDKLDMDINDPDVVGESGYNDMLVETCRILEESGVAVRSNGALCVFFDDVKGPDGNPTPLIVQKSDGGFGYAATDLSAIRDRVQNLKATTLLYVVDARQSLHFKMVFETARRAGWLNDEVKAVQLAFGTVLGKDGKPFKTREGETVRLVDLLDEAVDRATAVVRGKDEERGLLTEREIVENGQYVGIGAVKYADLSTSAARDYKFDLDQMVSLNGDTSVYLQYAYARIKSIFGKAGEFTPVAHPELELAPAERALGLHLDQFGETLAEVAEEYAPHKLAAYLYQLASLYTTFYDQCPVIKPAPPKETAENRLFLCDLTARTLHQGLALLGIRTPERL, from the coding sequence ATGGCCTCGGTCCCTTCCCTCGCTTCGACCGTGCAGCAGCGTCTCGCGGAAGGTCTCTCGGCAGCACTGCCGGAGGCCGGTTCCGCCGACCCGCTGCTGCGACGAAGCGACCGGGCCGACTTCCAGGCCAACGGCATCCTGGCCCTCGCCAAGAAGCTCAAGGGCAACCCGCGTGAGCTGGCGACGAAGGTCGTCGACGGCATCCCGGCGAACGACGTGCTGAAGGAGATCGAGGTCTCGGGCCCCGGCTTCCTGAACATCACGGTCACCGACCAGGCGATCATCAAGACCCTCGCCGCTCGCGCCGCCGACGACCGCCTCGGCGTGGCGTACGGGGAGAGCGCCGGCACGACGGTGATCGACTACGCGCAGCCGAACGTGGCCAAGGAGATGCACGTCGGCCACCTCCGCTCCGCCGTGATCGGCGCCGCGATGGTCGAGATCCTGGAGTTCACGGGCGAGAAGGTGGTCCGTCGCCACCACATCGGCGACTGGGGCACCCAGTTCGGCATGCTCATCCAGTACCTGGTCGAGCACCCGCACGAGCTGGACCACAAGTCCGAGGAGGAGGTCTCCGGCGAGGAGGCCATGTCGAACCTCAACAGGCTCTACAAGGCCTCGCGCGCGCTGTTCGACTCCGATGAGGAGTTCAAGACCCGGGCGCGGGCGCGGGTCGTGGATCTCCAGGCCGGTGACGAGCAGACGCGTGCCATGTGGCAGCGGTTCGTCGACGAGTCGAAGATCTACTTCTACTCGGTCTTCGACAAGCTCGACATGGACATCAACGACCCGGACGTGGTCGGCGAGTCCGGCTACAACGACATGCTGGTGGAGACCTGCCGCATCCTCGAGGAGTCGGGCGTCGCGGTCCGCTCCAACGGGGCGCTGTGCGTGTTCTTCGACGACGTCAAGGGCCCGGACGGCAACCCGACGCCGCTGATCGTCCAGAAGTCCGACGGCGGCTTCGGCTACGCGGCCACGGACCTGTCCGCGATCCGTGACCGGGTGCAGAACCTGAAGGCGACGACCCTGCTGTACGTGGTCGACGCCCGCCAGTCCCTGCACTTCAAGATGGTCTTCGAGACCGCCCGCAGGGCCGGCTGGCTGAACGACGAGGTCAAAGCGGTCCAGCTGGCGTTCGGCACGGTGCTCGGCAAGGACGGCAAGCCGTTCAAGACCCGTGAGGGCGAGACGGTCCGGCTGGTGGACCTGCTGGACGAGGCCGTGGACCGGGCGACCGCCGTGGTCCGGGGCAAGGACGAGGAGCGCGGCCTGCTCACCGAGCGGGAGATCGTCGAGAACGGCCAGTACGTCGGCATCGGCGCGGTCAAGTACGCCGACCTGTCGACGTCCGCGGCGCGTGACTACAAGTTCGACCTGGACCAGATGGTGTCGCTGAACGGCGACACGTCGGTGTACCTCCAGTACGCGTACGCGCGTATCAAGTCGATCTTCGGCAAGGCGGGCGAGTTCACTCCGGTGGCCCACCCCGAGCTGGAGCTGGCTCCGGCGGAGCGCGCGCTCGGTCTGCACCTGGACCAGTTCGGCGAGACGCTGGCCGAGGTCGCCGAGGAGTACGCCCCGCACAAGCTGGCCGCGTATCTGTACCAGCTGGCGTCGCTGTACACGACGTTCTACGACCAGTGCCCCGTCATCAAGCCGGCGCCTCCGAAGGAGACCGCGGAGAACCGGCTGTTCCTCTGCGACCTGACCGCCCGCACGCTCCACCAGGGCCTGGCCCTGCTGGGCATCCGGACGCCCGAGCGCCTCTGA
- a CDS encoding helix-turn-helix domain-containing protein — protein sequence MATEADGFAELVRGLKERSGLSYGALAKKLHVSTSTLHRYCNGDAVPAEFAPVERLGRLCGASRDELIALHRSWILADEARRRGKNAPAAPEPQGPAETAAGSSTVAAVETTAETTAATAPEGAPDAVSDAGSDAVSDAGSDTAVTPAAPEPAPELVAEPGAEYGPEPEVVVTVQAHPRPSDVPSASARSHSRKRLRTAVAAAAVVALAVPVAYAVGLPDEKGAGDAKASGQHADGSVEPPAASVSAPVTASASTSGSGSPSAATTPSASATASRAKPSARATRQAAGDPVSVGISSYNWAGACGQYYALGQPPGQVPPPPAPQDSRGWARALGGVDGGHMQLQLTATGRTEEATVLTAVRVRVVERAAPLDRAAYFMGDGCGGGITPQAFDIDLDAPHPTAKPVAGLDGEHRVPAKDFPYKVSTSDPQVLNLDVHTESYVVSWYLEVEWSSGERHGKARVDDGGKPFRTSAIEGKKEYTYRPEKGEWAAPQ from the coding sequence CTGCACGTCAGTACGTCGACGCTGCACCGGTACTGCAACGGCGACGCCGTTCCGGCCGAGTTCGCACCCGTGGAGAGACTGGGGCGGCTGTGCGGAGCCTCCCGCGACGAGCTGATCGCACTGCACCGTAGCTGGATCCTGGCGGACGAGGCGCGCCGACGGGGCAAGAACGCACCGGCGGCTCCTGAGCCACAGGGTCCGGCCGAAACCGCGGCGGGAAGCTCGACGGTGGCCGCGGTGGAGACCACGGCGGAAACCACTGCGGCGACTGCTCCGGAAGGCGCGCCGGATGCCGTTTCGGATGCCGGTTCGGACGCGGTCTCGGACGCCGGCTCGGACACCGCGGTGACGCCCGCAGCCCCTGAGCCCGCTCCCGAGCTCGTAGCCGAACCCGGCGCCGAGTACGGGCCCGAGCCCGAGGTCGTCGTGACCGTGCAGGCACATCCCCGGCCCTCGGACGTCCCGAGCGCGTCCGCCCGCTCCCACTCCCGCAAGCGGCTGCGGACGGCCGTCGCCGCGGCCGCCGTCGTCGCGCTCGCCGTACCCGTGGCGTACGCCGTCGGCCTCCCGGACGAGAAGGGCGCCGGTGACGCCAAGGCCTCCGGACAGCACGCGGACGGATCCGTCGAGCCGCCCGCGGCGAGCGTCTCCGCGCCCGTGACGGCCTCCGCCTCCACCTCGGGCTCCGGCTCCCCGTCCGCCGCCACGACGCCGAGTGCGTCGGCGACCGCGTCCCGGGCGAAGCCCTCCGCCCGGGCGACCCGCCAGGCGGCCGGCGACCCCGTGAGCGTGGGCATCAGCTCGTACAACTGGGCCGGCGCCTGCGGCCAGTACTACGCGCTCGGCCAGCCGCCCGGGCAGGTCCCGCCCCCGCCCGCCCCGCAGGACAGCCGAGGCTGGGCACGGGCACTCGGCGGGGTCGACGGCGGCCATATGCAGCTCCAGCTCACCGCCACCGGCCGCACCGAGGAGGCCACCGTCCTCACCGCCGTCCGCGTACGGGTCGTCGAGCGCGCCGCACCCCTGGACCGGGCCGCGTACTTCATGGGCGACGGCTGCGGCGGCGGCATCACCCCGCAGGCCTTCGACATCGACCTCGACGCCCCGCACCCCACCGCGAAGCCGGTCGCCGGCCTCGACGGCGAACACCGGGTACCGGCAAAGGACTTCCCCTACAAGGTCTCCACCAGCGACCCCCAGGTCCTCAACCTCGACGTGCACACCGAGTCGTACGTCGTCTCCTGGTACCTGGAAGTGGAGTGGAGCAGCGGCGAGCGGCACGGGAAGGCACGCGTCGACGACGGCGGGAAGCCGTTCCGTACGAGCGCGATCGAAGGGAAGAAGGAGTACACCTACCGGCCCGAGAAGGGCGAGTGGGCCGCCCCGCAGTGA
- the lysS gene encoding lysine--tRNA ligase, with protein MAQSSTETDWVSRFADEVIAESERRAPGKPVVVASGLSPSGPIHLGNLREVMTPHLVADEVRRRGYEVRHLISWDDYDRYRKVPNGVAGIDESWAEHIGKPLTSVPAPAGSPHPNWAEHFKAAMVESLAELGVEYDPISQTEQYTAGTYREQILHAMKHRGDIDAILDQYRTKKAPKKQSQKPLDEAELEAEEGSGAANEDDGSGGAGGYFPYKPYCGQCEKDLTAVTSYDDETTELAYTCTACGFSETVKLSEFNRGKLVWKVDWPMRWAYEGVIFEPSGVDHSSPGSSFVVGGQIVREIFDGVQPIGPMYAFVGISGMAKMSSSKGGVPTPADALKIMEAPLLRWLYARRRPNQSFKIAFDQEIQRLYDEWDKLEAKVADGSVLPADAAAYARAARTAVGELPRTPRPLPYRTLASVMDITAGHDEQTLRILTDLDPENPVTSLDEVRPRLDRAENWITTQVPADQRTIVRDEPDAELLGSLDDQGRESLRLLLEGLDTHWSLDGLTTLVYGVPKVMAGLDPEAKPTPELKIAQRAFFALLYKLLVSRETGPRLPTLLLAVGADRVRKLLGA; from the coding sequence GTGGCTCAGAGCAGCACCGAGACCGACTGGGTCTCCCGTTTCGCGGACGAGGTCATCGCCGAGTCGGAGCGACGTGCGCCTGGCAAACCGGTCGTCGTCGCCTCCGGACTCTCCCCCTCCGGCCCGATCCACCTGGGCAACCTCCGCGAGGTCATGACCCCGCACCTGGTCGCCGACGAGGTCCGCCGCCGTGGGTACGAGGTCCGGCACCTCATCTCGTGGGACGACTACGACCGGTACCGCAAGGTGCCGAACGGCGTCGCCGGCATCGACGAGTCCTGGGCCGAGCACATCGGCAAGCCCCTGACCTCCGTCCCGGCCCCGGCCGGCTCGCCGCACCCGAACTGGGCCGAGCACTTCAAGGCCGCCATGGTCGAGTCGCTCGCCGAGCTGGGCGTCGAATACGACCCGATCAGCCAGACCGAGCAGTACACGGCGGGCACCTACCGCGAGCAGATCCTGCACGCCATGAAGCACCGCGGCGACATCGACGCGATCCTCGATCAGTACCGGACGAAGAAGGCGCCGAAGAAGCAGTCGCAGAAGCCCCTCGACGAGGCCGAGCTGGAGGCCGAGGAGGGCTCCGGCGCGGCGAACGAGGACGACGGCTCCGGCGGCGCCGGGGGCTACTTCCCGTACAAGCCGTACTGCGGGCAGTGCGAGAAGGACCTGACGGCCGTCACGTCGTACGACGACGAGACCACCGAGCTGGCGTACACCTGCACGGCCTGCGGCTTCTCCGAGACCGTCAAGCTGAGCGAGTTCAACCGCGGCAAGCTGGTCTGGAAGGTCGACTGGCCCATGCGCTGGGCGTACGAAGGCGTGATCTTCGAGCCCTCGGGCGTCGACCACTCGTCGCCGGGTTCGTCCTTCGTCGTCGGCGGCCAGATCGTGCGCGAGATCTTCGACGGCGTCCAGCCGATCGGCCCGATGTACGCGTTCGTCGGCATCAGCGGCATGGCCAAGATGTCGTCGTCGAAGGGTGGCGTGCCGACGCCGGCCGACGCGCTGAAGATCATGGAGGCGCCGCTGCTGCGCTGGCTGTACGCGCGCCGCAGGCCCAACCAGTCCTTCAAGATCGCCTTCGACCAGGAGATCCAGCGGCTCTACGACGAGTGGGACAAGCTCGAGGCCAAGGTCGCCGACGGCTCCGTGCTGCCCGCGGACGCGGCCGCATACGCCCGCGCCGCCCGCACCGCCGTCGGTGAGCTGCCCCGCACGCCGCGGCCGCTGCCGTACCGGACCCTGGCCTCGGTCATGGACATCACGGCCGGCCACGACGAGCAGACCCTGCGGATCCTGACCGACCTGGACCCGGAGAACCCGGTCACCAGCCTGGACGAGGTCCGCCCGCGTCTGGACCGCGCCGAGAACTGGATCACCACCCAGGTCCCGGCCGACCAGCGCACCATCGTCCGCGACGAGCCCGACGCCGAGCTCCTCGGCTCCCTCGACGACCAGGGCCGCGAATCCCTGCGCCTCCTCCTCGAAGGCCTGGACACACACTGGTCCCTGGACGGCCTCACCACGCTCGTCTACGGCGTCCCGAAGGTCATGGCCGGCCTCGACCCCGAGGCCAAGCCGACCCCGGAGCTGAAGATCGCCCAGCGCGCGTTCTTCGCCCTCCTCTACAAGCTCCTCGTCAGCCGCGAGACAGGCCCCCGCCTGCCCACGCTCCTGCTGGCGGTCGGCGCGGACCGCGTGCGCAAGCTGTTGGGTGCGTAG